In one Zymobacter palmae genomic region, the following are encoded:
- a CDS encoding sulfate ABC transporter substrate-binding protein, with protein MASTFKKVAWLLPLWLAYQPVAHAEDISLLNVSYDPTRELYQQYNQAFSQWYRQQSGDQVSIRQSHGGSGTQARSIIEGAPADVATLALAYDIDAIAERGRKLVAPDWQKALPDRSSPYTSTIVFLVRKGNPKHIKDWDDLIKPGISVITPNPKTSGGARWNYLAAWGYGLKQSLGDLKALHDPARKADVAKAQADAQAFVTQLFKHVPVLDSGARGATNTFVQRGLGDVLIAWENEAFLALKESGGQDYEIVTPSISILTEPPVALVSGNVERKGPKAEQAAKAYLEHLYSPEGQRIVAENFYRPRRTEGVPKALLDRFPNFQLTTVDDFGGWQTAQKTHFANGGTFDQIYKR; from the coding sequence ATGGCATCGACATTCAAGAAAGTAGCATGGCTACTCCCGTTGTGGCTGGCTTACCAGCCAGTGGCGCATGCAGAGGATATTTCACTGCTGAACGTGTCTTACGATCCGACGCGCGAGCTGTATCAGCAATACAACCAAGCTTTTAGCCAATGGTATCGCCAGCAGAGCGGCGATCAGGTGTCGATTCGCCAAAGTCACGGAGGGTCGGGCACCCAAGCACGTAGCATCATTGAGGGGGCGCCTGCGGACGTGGCGACACTGGCTCTGGCCTACGATATCGACGCCATCGCGGAACGCGGACGCAAGCTGGTCGCGCCGGACTGGCAGAAGGCGTTGCCCGACCGCAGCTCTCCCTATACTTCCACGATCGTATTTTTAGTGCGCAAGGGCAATCCTAAGCACATTAAGGACTGGGATGATCTGATCAAGCCCGGCATCTCGGTGATCACGCCGAACCCCAAAACCTCCGGCGGCGCACGCTGGAATTATCTGGCGGCATGGGGGTATGGGCTGAAGCAATCGTTGGGTGATCTGAAGGCCTTGCATGATCCGGCGCGCAAGGCGGATGTGGCAAAAGCGCAGGCCGATGCACAGGCGTTTGTGACGCAGTTGTTTAAGCATGTACCCGTGCTGGACAGTGGGGCGCGCGGTGCGACCAATACCTTTGTTCAGCGTGGGCTGGGGGATGTGCTGATTGCGTGGGAAAACGAAGCGTTCCTAGCATTGAAGGAATCGGGCGGGCAGGACTACGAGATCGTGACGCCGTCGATCAGCATTCTGACCGAGCCGCCCGTGGCGCTGGTCTCCGGTAACGTTGAGCGCAAAGGGCCGAAGGCCGAGCAGGCCGCCAAGGCTTATCTGGAGCATCTGTACTCTCCGGAAGGGCAGCGCATCGTGGCAGAGAACTTCTATCGTCCCCGCCGTACCGAAGGCGTTCCAAAAGCGCTGCTAGACCGGTTTCCAAACTTCCAGCTGACA